Proteins encoded in a region of the Xylocopa sonorina isolate GNS202 chromosome 1, iyXylSono1_principal, whole genome shotgun sequence genome:
- the LOC143426095 gene encoding uncharacterized protein LOC143426095 has product MARFYYECNGDFRNNTDGSETTKPYACTQDKYCLYCCCNSQCCLLVQRRPPRHFWEAWYFWLGIALLAVFIISSVSSYIVSNCRHNIQGVPLRHSAHGNRRNDRSRPGSNQNEISISIIPTSEFFPSHRKMFVIASQPGVSHLTPVVA; this is encoded by the exons ATGGCTCGCTTCTACTACGAATGTAACGGAGATTTTAGGAACAACACGGACGGCAGCGAAACGACCAAACCGTACGCCTGTACCCAGGACAAATATTGCTTGTACTGTTGTTGCAACTCGCAGTGTTGCCTGCTGGTACAAAGACGGCCTCCACGACACTTTTGGGAAGCCTGGTACTTTTGGCTAGGCATTGCTTTACTCGCTGTTTTTATCATATCTTCG GTGAGCAGCTATATAGTCAGTAATTGCAGACATAACATTCAAGGTGTACCACTAAGACACAGCGCGCATGGGAATCGACGAAACGACCGCAGCCGTCCGGGAAGCAAtcagaacgagatatcgatAAGCATAATTCCGACGTCGGAATTTTTTCCGTCCCACAGGAAAATGTTCGTGATTGCCTCTCAGCCAGGCGTCAGTCATCTGA CCCCCGTCGTCGCGTGA
- the Spx gene encoding spliceosomal protein on the X codes for MAAGPIAERNQDATIYVGGLDDKVTESLMWELFVQSGPVVNVHMPKDRVTQMHQGYGFVEFMGEEDADYAIKIMNMIKLYGKPIRVNKASAHQKNLDVGANIFIGNLDPEVDEKLLYDTFSAFGVILQTPKIMRDPETGNSKGFAFINFASFDASDASIEAMNGQYLCNRPISVSYAFKRDAKGERHGSAAERLLAAQNPLSQADRPHQLFADAPPLAPPPMPNSNVVPHQTAHHPQHHVMHHGMVVPPPPPPSTPGPPMGHPPPPPVPPPPSSGFPPASIPPPPLPPMSMAAHPPLPPGMPPPLPPMPVPTSQSQQTTARMMAPPPPHWGVSGPPQGQFPPPPPPSSTGAPPPPQFGQFQPPPPRPPPTWRHPPPPPVSQGGPPPPPPPQFRPPFPPRGPPPPPPPHDSNQY; via the exons ATGGCAGCCGGTCCTATTGCTGAACGGAATCAAG ATGCCACAATTTACGTGGGCGGACTGGATGACAAAGTTACGGAATCCCTTATGTGGGAACTGTTTGTTCAATCAGGACCCGTGG TTAACGTACACATGCCTAAAGATAGGGTGACTCAGATGCACCAAGGCTATGGATTTGTAGAATTTATGGGGGAAGAAGATGCAGATTATGCTATTAAAATAATGAATATGATAAAGCTGTATGGAAAACCGATAAGAGTGAATAAAGCAAGCGctcatcaaaagaatctagATGTCGGAGCTAATATTTTCATTGGAAATCTGGATCCAGAAGTGGATGAGAAACTGTTATACGATACCTTCAGCGCATTCGGAGTGATCCTCCAAACACCAAAG ATAATGAGAGATCCTGAAACAGGAAATTCGAAGGGTTTCGCATTTATAAACTTTGCCTCGTTCGATGCATCCGATGCAAGTATCGAGGCTATGAATGGTCAATACCTATGCAACAGACCGATCTCTGTCTCGTATGCATTCAAACGCGATGCCAAGGGGGAAAGACACGGTAGCGCTGCCGAGCGATTGCTCGCCGCTCAAAATCCTCTAAGCCAAGCGGACAGACCTCATCAATTGTTCGCCGACGCCCCTCCTTTGGCGCCACCCCCGATGCCGAATTCGAACGTGGTACCTCATCAAACTGCTCATCATCCTCAACATCACGTGATGCATCACGGAATGGTTGTACCACCCCCACCTCCTCCGTCCACACCTGGACCACCAATGGGTCATCCTCCACCGCCTCCCGTCCCACCACCGCCGTCGAGTGGCTTTCCTCCGGCAAGTATTCCTCCGCCTCCACTGCCCCCGATGTCAATGGCAGCCCATCCTCCTCTACCACCCGGAATGCCACCCCCGTTGCCACCTATGCCCGTTCCAACATCTCAATCGCAACAGACAACAGCAAGAATGATGGCGCCACCACCCCCTCATTGGGGTGTCAGTGGACCGCCGCAAGGTCAATttccaccgccgccaccgccgtcgTCAACCGGCGCACCACCACCCCCGCAATTTGGACAATTTCAACCACCACCACCGCGACCTCCACCAACTTGGAGACATCCACCGCCTCCGCCCGTCTCTCAAGGTGGACCaccgcctcctccgcctccacaGTTTCGACCACCCTTCCCGCCAAGAGGTCCACCTCCGCCACCACCGCCCCACGATTCGAATCAGTATTAG
- the Blos1 gene encoding biogenesis of lysosome-related organelles complex 1 subunit 1 produces MLSTIVKEHQSKQAARKERQEQKRKEAVQAANNLTQALVDHLNVGVAQAYLNQKKLDAEAKQLHHSATNFARQTQSWLNLVEAFSSALKEIGDAENWARSIEGDMRTIATALEYSYKATQEAQGSNTT; encoded by the exons ATGTTATCTACTATTGTAAAAGAACATCAAAGCAAACAGGCAGCAAGGAAGGAAAGACAAG AACAGAAAAGGAAAGAAGCTGTGCAAGCTGCGAACAACTTAACGCAAGCTTTAGTTGATCATTTGAATGTTGG AGTGGCACAAGCATATCTTAATCAAAAGAAGTTGGATGCAGAAGCAAAGCAATTGCACCACAGCGCGACAAACTTTGCAAGACAAACACAATCATGGTTGAATTTGGTGGAAGCTTTTTCCAGTGCCTTAAAAGAAATTGGAGATGCTGAAAATTGGGCACGTAGCATCGAAGGAGATATGAGGACTATAGCAACTGCTTTAGAATATTCGTACAAAG CAACTCAAGAAGCTCAAGGATCTAATACTACATAA